A window of the Gossypium hirsutum isolate 1008001.06 chromosome A03, Gossypium_hirsutum_v2.1, whole genome shotgun sequence genome harbors these coding sequences:
- the LOC107886867 gene encoding mitochondrial import receptor subunit TOM40-1, which translates to MAGLVPPGASPDASKPAHSKADEKTDYTNLPCPIPYEELHREALMSLKPETFEGLRFDFTKGLNQKFSLSHSVFMGPTEIPSQSAETIKIPTAHYEFGTNFIDPNLMLIGRVLTDGRLNARLKWDLTDNFTVKANAQLSNEPHMSHGMFKFDYKGKDFRSQFQMGNGALFGASYIQSITQHLSLGGEVFWAGQHRKSGTGYAARYETDKMVATGQVANTGIVALSYVQKVSDKVSLATDLMYNYMSRDVTASVGYDYILRQCRLRGKIDSNGCTTSYLEERLNMGLNFILSAEIDHRKKDYKFGFGLTVG; encoded by the exons ATGGCGGGGCTTGTACCTCCTGGTGCCTCACCCGATGCTTCCAAGCCGGCTCATTCCAAAGCTGATGAGAAAACTGATTACACGAATCTCCCTTGCCCTATTCCTTATGAAGAGCTCCACCGCGAAGCTCTCA TGTCTCTGAAGCCAGAAACTTTTGAAGGATTGCGATTTGATTTCACCAAAGGACTAAATCAGAAATTCTCACTCAGTCACAG TGTGTTTATGGGCCCAACAGAAATCCCTTCTCAATCTGCTGAAACCATTAAAATTCCTACTGCCCACTATGAATTTGGTACCAACTTCATTGACCCGAAT TTGATGCTTATTGGGAGGGTGCTGACTGATGGTAGACTCAATGCAAGACTGAAATGGGATTTGACTGACAATTTTACTGTGAAGGCTAATGCTCAG CTCTCAAATGAGCCTCATATGTCACATGGCATGTTCAAATTTGATTACAAG GGTAAAGACTTCAGGTCTCAATTCCAAATGGGAAATGGTGCGCTATTTGGAGCTAGTTACATCCAG AGTATAACACAACATTTATCCTTAGGTGGTGAAGTATTTTGGGCTGGTCAGCACCGAAAGTCAGGCACTGGTTATGCTGCCCGATATGAAACAGATAAGATG GTTGCTACAGGGCAAGTTGCAAATACTGGAATTGTTGCTTTGAGCTATGTTCAGAAGGTATCTGATAAG GTTTCTCTCGCGACAGATTTGATGTATAACTACATGTCAAGAGATGTAACAGCAAGTGTCGGCTACGATTACATCCTTAGACAG TGTCGTTTGAGGGGAAAGATCGATTCCAATGGATGCACAACCTCGTATCTGGAAGAGCGATTAAATATGGGCCTAAATTTCATTCTCTCTGCAGAG ATAGATCATAGGAAGAAAGACTACAAATTTGGATTTGGATTGACTGTGGGGTGA
- the LOC107886868 gene encoding 46 kDa FK506-binding nuclear protein codes for MSGRKKSSAATTENDAVDQLLQAAQDEMLLELSVDSHMSRVAPDYLNPDLRRRFQALRSRPSSSHSQQKKQSSAPPPSPLKPQPEQKEDEEKKDRKSKVVVPDNVDEELKAVLGDDLSARFAALKASLSSSSSNPTAATSISTNEVRIGLEKSDGEDDEEDEVERVVQWAKDAARLDPSPASDEDDDDLIGSDSDDKDTDYDDDPKHKKKESKLRK; via the exons atgagcggcaGAAAGAAGAGCTCCGCCGCAACGACGGAGAACGATGCTGTGGATCAGCTGTTGCAAGCGGCGCAGGATGAGATGCTCTTAGAACTCTCTGTCGACAGTCACATGTCACGTGTGGCACCTGATTATCTCAACCCTGATCTCCGCCGTCGATTCCAGGCTCTCCGATCCCGACCTTCCTCTTCCCATTCACAACAGAAGAAACAATCATCGGCACCACCACCATCGCCGCTGAAACCACAGCCGGAGCAAAAAGAAGACGAAGAGAAAAAGGATCGAAAATCGAAGGTTGTCGTTCCCGACAATGTCGACGAGGAACTGAAGGCTGTGTTGGGCGATGATCTCTCCGCACGATTCGCTGCTCTCAAGGCTTccttgtcttcatcttcttctAATCCTACTGCTGCTACTAGTATTTCCACTAACGAAGTTCGTATCGGTCTCGAAAAATCCGACGGCGAAGATGATGAGGAAGATGAAGTTGAAAGAGTGGTCCAATGGGCCAAGGATGCTGCTCGCCTTGACCCTTCTCCTGCCtctgatgaagatgatgatgaccTAATCGGTTCTGATTCCGATGATAAAGATACTGACTATGATGATGAtcctaaacataaaaaaaaggaaTCAAAACTTA GGAAATGA